In the Azospirillum humicireducens genome, CAGTCGGTGCCGGTGCCGGCCCCCGGCGTGCCAGCCCAGCAGCCCCCCGCCATGGCAGAGGTCGCGAAGGAGCGCCCCGTCCTGCTTGCCGAGCAGCTGGCGGCCGGCTCCCGCGTGAAGATCGACACGCCTGCCCTGCACGGCTCCGTCAACCTCGTCGGCGGCCGCATCGACGACCTGACGCTGGCCCAGTACCACGAGACCCCGGACCCCAAGAGCCCGGAGATCGTGCTGCTGGCGCCGGCCGGCACGCCCGCCGCCTATTACGCCGAGTTCGGCTGGGTCCCGCAGGGCGCCGGCATCGCCGCCCCGACCGCGACCACCCGCTGGACCGCCGACGGCACCGCGCTGACGCCTGAGAAGCCGCTGACCCTGACCTGGGACAATGGCCAGGGACTGGTGTTCGAACGCAAGATCGCCGTCGATCCGGACTTCATGTTCACGGTGACGCAGACGGTCCGCAACACCGGCGCCAACCCGGTCACCCTGCTGCCCTACAGCCTGGTGTCGCGCACCGGCACGCCGCAGACCTCGGGCTACTACATCCTGCATGAAGGCCCGCTGGGCGTCTTCAACGGCACGCTGACCGAGCGGTCCTACGACGACCTCCGCAAGAAGGGCGCCGAGCCGATCGAGACCACCGGCGGCTGGCTCGGCATCACCGACAAGTACTGGCTGGTGTCTGTCATCCCGGATCCGGCGCAGAAGGTCACCGCGCGCTTCGTCCACAGCACCGTCGCCAATGCCGACCGCTATCAGGCCGATTTCATGGGCGACGCGGTCACCGTGGCGCCCGGCGCCTCGGCCGAGACCACCGGCCGCCTGTTCGCCGGCGCCAAGCAGGTGAAGCTGCTGGACGCCTATTCCGAAAAGCTGAACATCAAGAACTTCGATCTGGCCATCGACTTCGGCTGGTTCTATTTCCTGACCAAGCCCTTCTTCTACGCACTCGACTTCTTCGGGCAGGTGCTGGGCAACTTCGGCCTCGCCATCCTGCTGCTGACCGTCTGCGTCAAGGCCGTCTTCTTCCCGCTCGCCAACAAGTCCTATCAGGCGATGAGCAAGATGAAGGCCCTGCAGCCGAAGATGCAGGAGCTGCGCGAGAAGTTCAGCGACGATCAGGCGCGCATGAACCAGGAACTGATGGCCATGTACAAGCGCGAGAAGGTCTCGCCTGTGTCGGGCTGTCTGCCGATCCTGATCCAGATCCCGGTGTTCTTCGCGCTCTACAAGGTCTTGTTCGTGACCATCGAGATGCGGCACGCGCCCTTCTTCGGCTGGATCCATGACCTGTCCTCGCCCGATCCGACGACCGTCTTCAACCTGTTCGGCCTGATCCCCTGGGATCCTCCCGCCATGCTGCATCTGGGCGCCTGGCCGCTGATCATGGGCGTCACCATGTGGCTGCAGCAGAAGATGAACCCGGCCCCGCCGGACCCGATCCAGCAGAAGGTGTTCCAGTTCCTGCCCATCGTCTTCACCTTCATGCTCGCCGGCTTCCCGGCCGGTCTGGTGATCTACTGGGCCTGGAACAACCTGCTGTCCGTTGCGCAGCAGTGGACCATTATGCGCCGCATGGGTGTGAAGGTCTGATCATCGGACTTTCGTTCTCCTTGACCCCGATGGATCCGCCCATCGTTTGAGACCTGCCGCCGGCAAAGACCCTTGACGGGACTTTGCCGGCGGTATGTTTTTTAGCCCGTACCAACGAAAGCGCCCGCCATGACCAGCCCCGACACGCCGACCCCCAATACCCCCAGCATCGTTTCCGGCTTCGACGAGGCCGCGCTGGAGGCCGGGCGGCTGCTGTTCGCCAAGGAGTGCGACTTCGTCTGGGGCGCCAACGCGCTGAACCAGTTGCCGGAGGCCGACCTGCCGGAGGTCGCCTTCGCCGGGCGGTCGAATGTCGGCAAGTCGAGCCTGGTGAACGCGCTGACCGGGCGCAAGACGCTGGCCCGCACATCCAACACGCCGGGCCGCACGCAGCAGCTGAACTTCTTCAACCTCGGCAACCGGCTGAAGCTGGTGGACATGCCCGGCTATGGCTATGCCAAGGAATCGAAGGAGAAGGTGGAGGCGTGGAACGACATGGTCCGCCGCTTCCTGCGCGGGCGGGTGACGTTGCGCCGGGCGCTGGTGCTGATCGATTCGCGCCATGGGCTGAAGCCCAACGACCACGAGATCATGGAGATGCTGGACCGCACCGCGGTGCCCTATGTCGTCGTGCTGACCAAGGCGGACAAGGTGAAGCCGACGGAGTTGGACAAGATCCGTCGCGACACCCAGGCGGGGCTGAAGAAGCACCCCGCCGCCTTCCCCGACATCCATGTCACCAGTTCCGAGAAGGGAACCGGCATCGCCGAACTGCGCGCCAGCCTCGCGGCGCTCGCCCTGGCCGCCGAATAGCACCGGGCGACCGCGATGGGTGGCCTTTCCCCCGCCTTGCTGTTCCTGATGCAGGCCCTGCTGCTGATCGCCGGGCCGTTCCTGCTGTGGCGGCTCGGCGGCGGGCGTCACATCGCCCCGATGGTGGTGATCCAGATCCTGTTCGGCGTCGCGCTGGGCCCTTCGTTGCTCGGCCGGATGGTGCCGGATCTGTGGGGCGTGCTGTTCGCGCCGGCAGCCTTGGCGCCGCTGTCCGGTCTCGCGCTGCTGGCCGTGGTCTTCTTCGCCTTTCTCACCGGCCTTCACCTCGACCCCGCAGATTTCCGAGGCCGGGGTGGTGCCTTCGCCACGGTGGCTCTGTCCAGCATGATCGTGCCGACGCTGCTGGGCGGGGCGCTTGGCTGGTGGCTGGCCGGTGCCTTTCCCGAGATGACCGGGACCCACGCCACGCCGGGCCTGTTCGCCGCCGGCTTCGGCATCTGCGTCGGCGTCACCGCCCTGCCGGTGCTTGGTGCCATCCTGCGCGAGATGGATTTGCTGGGCGATCGGGTCGGGCGGCTGGCTCTCGGCTATGCGGCGGTGAACGACGCGCTGCTGTGGCTGCTGATCACCGCCGTGCTGGCCTGGGCCTCGGCGGACGGCGCGTCGGATGGTGGGGGCGGCTGGGCGGTCGCCCGGGTCGGACTGCTGGGCTTCGCCTATGTCGGGGTGACGGTTCTGATCGTGCGTCCGCTGCTCGACCGCCTGCTGGAGCGGGTGGCGCCCGAGGGGCGGATGGGCGACACCGCGGTGGTGGTGACCTGCGCGGCGCTGCTGTCCTCGGCGGCCGTGACCGAACTGATCGGGCTGCATTACATCCTGGGCGCCTTCGTCGCCGGCACCGCCATGCCGCGCCGCTATGCCGCCGCGATCCTCGACCGGCTGGAGCATTTCTCCACCCTGATCCTGCTGCCCTTCTTCTTTACCCTTACGGGACTGAAGGTGACCCTGACTCTGGACGATCCGGCGCAATGGACGGTCTTCGCGCTCGCCACAGTGGCGACGCTCGCCGGCAAGATGGCCGGTACGTCGCTGCCCGCCCGCCTGACCGGGGAAAGCTGGCCGGACGCGCTGAGGCTTGGCACGCTGATGC is a window encoding:
- the yidC gene encoding membrane protein insertase YidC gives rise to the protein MTDQRNLIIAIALSIAILLGFQYFYEKPRVEQQKQLAAQQAAQTEQSVPVPAPGVPAQQPPAMAEVAKERPVLLAEQLAAGSRVKIDTPALHGSVNLVGGRIDDLTLAQYHETPDPKSPEIVLLAPAGTPAAYYAEFGWVPQGAGIAAPTATTRWTADGTALTPEKPLTLTWDNGQGLVFERKIAVDPDFMFTVTQTVRNTGANPVTLLPYSLVSRTGTPQTSGYYILHEGPLGVFNGTLTERSYDDLRKKGAEPIETTGGWLGITDKYWLVSVIPDPAQKVTARFVHSTVANADRYQADFMGDAVTVAPGASAETTGRLFAGAKQVKLLDAYSEKLNIKNFDLAIDFGWFYFLTKPFFYALDFFGQVLGNFGLAILLLTVCVKAVFFPLANKSYQAMSKMKALQPKMQELREKFSDDQARMNQELMAMYKREKVSPVSGCLPILIQIPVFFALYKVLFVTIEMRHAPFFGWIHDLSSPDPTTVFNLFGLIPWDPPAMLHLGAWPLIMGVTMWLQQKMNPAPPDPIQQKVFQFLPIVFTFMLAGFPAGLVIYWAWNNLLSVAQQWTIMRRMGVKV
- the yihA gene encoding ribosome biogenesis GTP-binding protein YihA/YsxC is translated as MTSPDTPTPNTPSIVSGFDEAALEAGRLLFAKECDFVWGANALNQLPEADLPEVAFAGRSNVGKSSLVNALTGRKTLARTSNTPGRTQQLNFFNLGNRLKLVDMPGYGYAKESKEKVEAWNDMVRRFLRGRVTLRRALVLIDSRHGLKPNDHEIMEMLDRTAVPYVVVLTKADKVKPTELDKIRRDTQAGLKKHPAAFPDIHVTSSEKGTGIAELRASLAALALAAE
- a CDS encoding cation:proton antiporter, with protein sequence MGGLSPALLFLMQALLLIAGPFLLWRLGGGRHIAPMVVIQILFGVALGPSLLGRMVPDLWGVLFAPAALAPLSGLALLAVVFFAFLTGLHLDPADFRGRGGAFATVALSSMIVPTLLGGALGWWLAGAFPEMTGTHATPGLFAAGFGICVGVTALPVLGAILREMDLLGDRVGRLALGYAAVNDALLWLLITAVLAWASADGASDGGGGWAVARVGLLGFAYVGVTVLIVRPLLDRLLERVAPEGRMGDTAVVVTCAALLSSAAVTELIGLHYILGAFVAGTAMPRRYAAAILDRLEHFSTLILLPFFFTLTGLKVTLTLDDPAQWTVFALATVATLAGKMAGTSLPARLTGESWPDALRLGTLMPCKGLMEVIVLTVLLEAGVLSGACFSAMVLMAVAVTALTQPMTRLAGWWRPAGAASAAAAGGRNGGM